Sequence from the Nitrosopumilus sp. genome:
GAAGAACATGCAAGTGTAGCATGTGCAATGATCAGAATTTACCAAGGAACCAACGAAGGATATCCTGCATTTATCACACCAGAAGCATATGAAGCCATAATGGATTACAAATCAGACTGGACTAGAGAAGTTGGAAGAGTGCCAAAACCAAAAGACCCAATCTTCAAAAAGGAAGGAACATTGCTTAGAAGAACTACGCCAATAGGAGTAAAAAGAAGAGTGGAGAGAATTATCAAGAGAGCAGGATTAAGAGAATCAATCAAAGGGAAAAGATACGAAGTTCCAATAATGAACGGATTTAGAAGATTCTGGAACAAGACATGCAAGGAATCACTATCAAGGGATTCTCCACTAGGATCACTAATCAAAAAAGAATTCATGATGGGACATACGGGATTGATAAAACTAGATAGGAACTATTTCAAGACCCATACTTTGGAGCTTGCAGAGGAATATCTCAATGCAGTCCCAAATCTTACAATATCAAATGAGAAGCGTCTACGACATGAAAACAAAAAGAAGACTGAGAAAATAGAAAAACTTGAAAGACAGCAAAGAGAGATTGATTTTCTGAAAAATGAAGTAAAAAGAATTGATCTTCGAGCAAAGATTGCTGAAGAAATCAAACAAGGATTGATGGAATGGTCAGAAAACCATCCAGAACAAATAACGCCAATGAACATAGCAAAGACGGATTTTGGAAAATCTTCAAGTTTGGATGAGATGGTAGAGCATTTTCTCACAGAACATGATGGGAA
This genomic interval carries:
- a CDS encoding integrase gives rise to the protein MKITKEEFQRIGKESPLELFHQGIKAKETREKYTRTLRQVLCNIFEDIFEGDFEDRVNQFVKLAKEDPDWIRDLLINLSIKLKERTKLAKENSEYLNPSSISNYFKPIKKLFDMSGIVISWNRVYATFPEQDNVSDSRGWNRDEIQKMLKFTNGSIDRAIILLSASSGIRAGGFDLNWQDLTPIYQVDGQLKFDITESEEEHASVACAMIRIYQGTNEGYPAFITPEAYEAIMDYKSDWTREVGRVPKPKDPIFKKEGTLLRRTTPIGVKRRVERIIKRAGLRESIKGKRYEVPIMNGFRRFWNKTCKESLSRDSPLGSLIKKEFMMGHTGLIKLDRNYFKTHTLELAEEYLNAVPNLTISNEKRLRHENKKKTEKIEKLERQQREIDFLKNEVKRIDLRAKIAEEIKQGLMEWSENHPEQITPMNIAKTDFGKSSSLDEMVEHFLTEHDGNIDGLRERFAKSSKITVIDD